A window from Sordaria macrospora chromosome 2, complete sequence encodes these proteins:
- a CDS encoding 60S ribosomal protein uL16, whose amino-acid sequence MARRPARCYRYCKNKPYPKSRFNRGVPDPKIRIFDLGRKRATVDDFPLCIHMVSNELEQLSSEALEAARICANKYLVKTAGKEGFHLRVRVHPYHVVRINKMLSCAGADRLQTGMRGAWGKPNGTVARVSIGQIIMSVRTRDSNKAFALEALRRSQYKFPGRQKIIISKNWGFTPLRRDEYLEKKAAGKLLIDGAYVQFLGNRGSLERNMKRFPGAFATEA is encoded by the exons ATGGCCCGCCGTCCTGCGAGATGCTACCGGTACTGCAAGAACAAG CCGTACCCTAAGTCGCGCTTCAACCGTGGTGTCCCCGACCCCAAGATTCGTATCTTCGATCTTGGCCGCAAGCGCGCTACCGTCGATGACTTCCCTCTCTGCATCCACATGGTCTCCAACGAGTTGGAGCAGTTGAGCTCTGAGGCCCTTGAGGCCGCTCGTATTTGCGCCAACAAGTACCTCGTCAAGACCGCCGGTAAGGAGGGTTTCCACCTCCGCGTCCGCGTCCACCCTTACCACGTCGTCCGTATCAACAAGATGTTGTCTTGCGCTGGTGCCGATAGACTTCAGACTGGTATGCGTGGTGCCTGGGGTAAGCCCAACGGCACTGTCGCCCGTGTCTCCATCGGCCAGATCATCATGTCTGTCCGTACTCGTGACTCCA ACAAGGCTTTCGCCCTTGAGGCCCTCCGCCGCTCCCAGTACAAGTTCCCCGGTCGCCAAAagatcatcatctccaagaACTGGGGTTTCACCCCTCTTCGCCGCGACGAGtacctcgagaagaaggctgctggcAAGCTCCTCATCGATGGTGCCTACGTCCAGTTCCTCGGCAACCGTGGCTCTCTCGAGCGCAACATGAAGCGTTTCCCCGGCGCTTTCGCCACCGAGGCTTAA
- a CDS encoding 60S ribosomal protein eL30 gives MAPKKSKSDAQSIGAKLALVIKSGKVVLGYRSTLKALRTGKAKLILISANTPPLRKSELEYYSMMSKTAVHHYTGTNIELGTACGKLFRCSTMAILDAGDSDILADQQQ, from the exons ATGGCCcccaagaagtccaagtccGACGCCCAGAGCATTGGTGCCAAG CTCGCCCTTGTCATCAAGTCCGGCAAGGTCGTCCTCGGCTACCGCAGCACCCTCAAGGCCCTCCGCACcggcaaggccaagctcatcctcatctctGCCAacactcctcctctccgcaaGTCTGAGCTCGAGTACTACTCCATGATGTCCAAGACTGCCGTCCACCACTACACTGGCACCAAC ATTGAGCTCGGTACCGCCTGCGGTAAGCTCTTCCGCTGCTCCACCATGGCCATCCTTGATGCCGGTGACTccgacatcctcgccgaCCAGCAGCAGTAA